A section of the Drosophila subobscura isolate 14011-0131.10 chromosome A, UCBerk_Dsub_1.0, whole genome shotgun sequence genome encodes:
- the LOC117903367 gene encoding amyloid-beta-like protein isoform X3 — protein sequence MCAALRQRNLWLRSLWAFAMAVMAIGTVQGASPRWEPQIAVLCEAGQIYQPQYLSEEGRWVTDLSKKTTGATCLRDKMDLLDYCKKAYPNRDITNIVESSHYQKIGGWCRQGALNAAKCKGSHRWIKPFRCLEGPFQSDALLVPEGCLFDHIHNASRCWPFVRWNQTGAAACQERGMQMRSFAMLLPCGISLFSGVEFVCCPKHFKTDEIHVKKTDLPVMPPAQISNANDELNANEEDDSNDSNYSKDANDDELDDEDDLMADDEEDEMVADEAAAAGGTGSSSGSAGDASSGSLDDINAEYDSGEDGDNYEEDGAGSEGDNDSDNWDQNGSSSGAKPVGLKVPILSMAASSPSSLPVGPDGLPGKAPLKPDPVTRIPIYSPAQAAAKDAAISNVNHIQRLAAAAAAAAAAAAAATSAAAAGAPPSTAQPTSDPYFTHFDPHYEHQSYKEAQQRLEESHREKVTRVMKDWSDLEEKYQDMRLADPKAAQSFKQRMTARFQTSVQALEEEGNAEKHQLAAMHQQRVLAHINQRKREAMTCYTQALTEQPPNAHHVEKCLQKLLRALHKDRAHALAHYRHLLNSGGPGGLEAAASERPRTLERLIDIDRAVNQSMTMLKRYPELSAKIAQLMNDYILALRSKDDIPGSSLGMSEEAEAGILDKYRIEIERKVAEKERLRLAEKQRKEQRAAEREKLREEKLRMEAKKVDDMLKSQAAEQQSQSPSQSQYQSSSQSPAQSQAQQQQSQSQQQQDKSINSKELGIDGGLVTASNLNLDTTKSEKDLADAEYAEATVSTKVQTVLPTVDDDAVQRAVEDVAAAVAHQEAEPQVQHFMTHDLGHRESSFSLRREFAHAHAAKEGRNVYFTLSFAGIALMAAVFVGVAVAKWRTSRSPHAQGFIEVDQNVTTHHPIVQEEKIVPNMQINGYENPTYKYFEVKE from the exons GCCTATCCCAATCGAGACATCACCAATATTGTGGAATCGTCGCACTACCAGAAGATCGGTGGCTGGTGCCGCCAGGGTGCCCTGAATGCGGCCAAGTGCAAGGGATCCCATCGCTGGATCAAGCCATTCCGCTGCCTGG AAGGACCATTCCAATCGGACGCCTTGCTGGTGCCAGAGGGCTGCCTCTTCGATCACATTCACAATGCGTCGCGCTGCTGGCCGTTTGTCAGGTGGAACCAGACGGGCGCCGCTGCCTGCCAGGAGCGTGGCATGCAGATGCGCAGCTttgccatgctgctgccctgcgGCATTTCCCTGTTCTCCGGCGTCGAATTTGTCTGCTGCCCCAAGCACTTCAAGA CCGATGAGATTCATGTGAAGAAGACCGATCTGCCGGTGATGCCCCCAGCACAGATTAGCAATGCCAACGATGAGCTGAATGCcaacgaggaggatgacagcAACGATTCCAACTACTCGAAGGATGCCAACGATGATGAGCTGGACGACGAGGATGATCTGATGGCcgatgatgaggaggacgaGATGGTAGCCGacgaggcggcagcggctggcgGCACTGGTTCAAGCTCTGGCTCGGCTGGTGATGCCAGCAGCGGCTCCCTGGACGACATCAATGCGGAGTATGACAGCGGCGAGGATGGCGACAACTACGAGGAGGATGGGGCCGGCTCCGAGGGGGACAATGACTCGGATAACTGGGACCAAAACGGCAGCTCCAGCGGCGCCAAGCCCGTGGGCCTCAAGGTACCCATTCTCTCCATGGCCGCCTCATCGCCATCGAGTCTGCCTGTGGGCCCCGATGGCCTGCCCGGCAAGGCACCCCTAAAGCCCGACCCAGTCACACGCATTCCCATCTACTCGCCGGCCCAAGCTGCCGCCAAAGATGCGGCAATCAGCAACGTCAATCACATTCAGCGAttggctgccgcagccgctgctgccgctgccgctgctgctgccgctacgtctgctgctgctgctggggcgccACCGTCGACGGCACAGCCCACCTCGGATCCGTACTTCACCCACTTTGATCCGCACTACGAGCACCAGAGCTACAAA GAAGCCCAACAGCGCCTTGAGGAATCGCATCGCGAGAAGGTCACCCGTGTGATGAAGGACTGGTCCGATCTGGAGGAGAAGTATCAGGACATGCGGCTGGCCGATCCCAAGGCAGCGCAATCCTTTAAGCAGCGCATGACCGCCCGCTTCCAG ACTTCTGTTCAGGCACTCGAGGAAGAAGGCAACGCCGAGAAGCACCAACTGGCCGCCATGCACCAGCAGCGTGTCCTTGCCCACATCAACCAAAGGAAGCGCGAGGCCATGACCTGCTACACCCAGGCCCTTACCGAGCAGCCACCTAAC GCCCATCATGTGGAGAAGTGtctgcagaagctgctgcgcGCCCTGCACAAGGATCGAGCCCATGCCCTGGCACACTACCGCCACCTGTTGAACTCTGGGGGACCGGGTGGACTGGAGGCAGCTGCCTCAGAGCGGCCACGCACATTGGAGCGTCTGATCGACATCGATCGGGCTGTTAACCAGTCGATGACCATGCTGAAGCGCTACCCGGAACTGTCGGCCAAGATTGCCCAGCTGATGAATGACTATATACTGGCACTGCGCAGCAAGGACGATATTCCCGGCTCGTCGCTGGGCATGAGCGAGGAGGCAGAGGCGGGCATACTGGACAAGTATCGCATCGAGATTGAGCGCAAGGTGGCCGAGAAGGAGCGCCTGCGTCTGGCCGAGAAGCAGCGAAAGGAGCAGCGTGCCGCCGAGCGTGAGAAGCTGCGCGAGGAGAAGCTACGCATGGAGGCCAAGAAGGTTGACGATATGCTCAAGTCGCAGGCGGCCGAGCAGCAGTCTCAGTCcccgtcccagtcccaataCCAGTCCTCCTCTCAGTCCCCAGCCCAGTCGcaggcacagcaacagcagtcgcagtcgcagcagcagcaggacaagaGCATCAACAGCAAGGAGCTGGGCATTGATGGTGGCCTGGTAACCGCCTCCAATCTGAATCTCGACACTACCAAGAGCGAGAAGGACCTGGCGGATGCCGAGTATGCCGAGGCCACTGTCAG CACCAAGGTGCAGACTGTGTTGCCAACGGTTGACGATGATGCCGTTCAACGGGCGGTGgaggatgtggctgctgccgttgcccaCCAAGAGGCCGAGCCGCAGGTGCAGCACTTCATGACCCACGACCTGGGCCATCGCGAATCG AGCTTCTCGCTGCGCCGCGAATTCGCGCACGCGCACGCGGCCAAGGAGGGACGCAATGTCTACTTTACTCTCTCCTTTGCCGGCATCGCCCTCATGGCGGCTGTCTTTGTGGGTGTGGCCGTTGCCAAGTGGCGAACATCGCGCTCGCCGCACGCCCAGGGCTTCATTGAGGTGGATCAG AACGTGACCACACACCATCCCATCGTACAGGAGGAGAAGATCGTGCCCAATATGCAGATCAATGGGTATGAGAATCCGACCTACAAGTACTTCGAGGTGAAAGAGTAA
- the LOC117903367 gene encoding amyloid-beta-like protein isoform X5, protein MCAALRQRNLWLRSLWAFAMAVMAIGTVQGASPRWEPQIAVLCEAGQIYQPQYLSEEGRWVTDLSKKTTGATCLRDKMDLLDYCKKAYPNRDITNIVESSHYQKIGGWCRQGALNAAKCKGSHRWIKPFRCLEGPFQSDALLVPEGCLFDHIHNASRCWPFVRWNQTGAAACQERGMQMRSFAMLLPCGISLFSGVEFVCCPKHFKTDEIHVKKTDLPVMPPAQISNANDELNANEEDDSNDSNYSKDANDDELDDEDDLMADDEEDEMVADEAAAAGGTGSSSGSAGDASSGSLDDINAEYDSGEDGDNYEEDGAGSEGDNDSDNWDQNGSSSGAKPVGLKVPILSMAASSPSSLPVGPDGLPGKAPLKPDPVTRIPIYSPAQAAAKDAAISNVNHIQRLAAAAAAAAAAAAAATSAAAAGAPPSTAQPTSDPYFTHFDPHYEHQSYKVSQKEAQQRLEESHREKVTRVMKDWSDLEEKYQDMRLADPKAAQSFKQRMTARFQALEEEGNAEKHQLAAMHQQRVLAHINQRKREAMTCYTQALTEQPPNAHHVEKCLQKLLRALHKDRAHALAHYRHLLNSGGPGGLEAAASERPRTLERLIDIDRAVNQSMTMLKRYPELSAKIAQLMNDYILALRSKDDIPGSSLGMSEEAEAGILDKYRIEIERKVAEKERLRLAEKQRKEQRAAEREKLREEKLRMEAKKVDDMLKSQAAEQQSQSPSQSQYQSSSQSPAQSQAQQQQSQSQQQQDKSINSKELGIDGGLVTASNLNLDTTKSEKDLADAEYAEATVSTKVQTVLPTVDDDAVQRAVEDVAAAVAHQEAEPQVQHFMTHDLGHRESSFSLRREFAHAHAAKEGRNVYFTLSFAGIALMAAVFVGVAVAKWRTSRSPHAQGFIEVDQNVTTHHPIVQEEKIVPNMQINGYENPTYKYFEVKE, encoded by the exons GCCTATCCCAATCGAGACATCACCAATATTGTGGAATCGTCGCACTACCAGAAGATCGGTGGCTGGTGCCGCCAGGGTGCCCTGAATGCGGCCAAGTGCAAGGGATCCCATCGCTGGATCAAGCCATTCCGCTGCCTGG AAGGACCATTCCAATCGGACGCCTTGCTGGTGCCAGAGGGCTGCCTCTTCGATCACATTCACAATGCGTCGCGCTGCTGGCCGTTTGTCAGGTGGAACCAGACGGGCGCCGCTGCCTGCCAGGAGCGTGGCATGCAGATGCGCAGCTttgccatgctgctgccctgcgGCATTTCCCTGTTCTCCGGCGTCGAATTTGTCTGCTGCCCCAAGCACTTCAAGA CCGATGAGATTCATGTGAAGAAGACCGATCTGCCGGTGATGCCCCCAGCACAGATTAGCAATGCCAACGATGAGCTGAATGCcaacgaggaggatgacagcAACGATTCCAACTACTCGAAGGATGCCAACGATGATGAGCTGGACGACGAGGATGATCTGATGGCcgatgatgaggaggacgaGATGGTAGCCGacgaggcggcagcggctggcgGCACTGGTTCAAGCTCTGGCTCGGCTGGTGATGCCAGCAGCGGCTCCCTGGACGACATCAATGCGGAGTATGACAGCGGCGAGGATGGCGACAACTACGAGGAGGATGGGGCCGGCTCCGAGGGGGACAATGACTCGGATAACTGGGACCAAAACGGCAGCTCCAGCGGCGCCAAGCCCGTGGGCCTCAAGGTACCCATTCTCTCCATGGCCGCCTCATCGCCATCGAGTCTGCCTGTGGGCCCCGATGGCCTGCCCGGCAAGGCACCCCTAAAGCCCGACCCAGTCACACGCATTCCCATCTACTCGCCGGCCCAAGCTGCCGCCAAAGATGCGGCAATCAGCAACGTCAATCACATTCAGCGAttggctgccgcagccgctgctgccgctgccgctgctgctgccgctacgtctgctgctgctgctggggcgccACCGTCGACGGCACAGCCCACCTCGGATCCGTACTTCACCCACTTTGATCCGCACTACGAGCACCAGAGCTACAAAGTAAGTCAGAAA GAAGCCCAACAGCGCCTTGAGGAATCGCATCGCGAGAAGGTCACCCGTGTGATGAAGGACTGGTCCGATCTGGAGGAGAAGTATCAGGACATGCGGCTGGCCGATCCCAAGGCAGCGCAATCCTTTAAGCAGCGCATGACCGCCCGCTTCCAG GCACTCGAGGAAGAAGGCAACGCCGAGAAGCACCAACTGGCCGCCATGCACCAGCAGCGTGTCCTTGCCCACATCAACCAAAGGAAGCGCGAGGCCATGACCTGCTACACCCAGGCCCTTACCGAGCAGCCACCTAAC GCCCATCATGTGGAGAAGTGtctgcagaagctgctgcgcGCCCTGCACAAGGATCGAGCCCATGCCCTGGCACACTACCGCCACCTGTTGAACTCTGGGGGACCGGGTGGACTGGAGGCAGCTGCCTCAGAGCGGCCACGCACATTGGAGCGTCTGATCGACATCGATCGGGCTGTTAACCAGTCGATGACCATGCTGAAGCGCTACCCGGAACTGTCGGCCAAGATTGCCCAGCTGATGAATGACTATATACTGGCACTGCGCAGCAAGGACGATATTCCCGGCTCGTCGCTGGGCATGAGCGAGGAGGCAGAGGCGGGCATACTGGACAAGTATCGCATCGAGATTGAGCGCAAGGTGGCCGAGAAGGAGCGCCTGCGTCTGGCCGAGAAGCAGCGAAAGGAGCAGCGTGCCGCCGAGCGTGAGAAGCTGCGCGAGGAGAAGCTACGCATGGAGGCCAAGAAGGTTGACGATATGCTCAAGTCGCAGGCGGCCGAGCAGCAGTCTCAGTCcccgtcccagtcccaataCCAGTCCTCCTCTCAGTCCCCAGCCCAGTCGcaggcacagcaacagcagtcgcagtcgcagcagcagcaggacaagaGCATCAACAGCAAGGAGCTGGGCATTGATGGTGGCCTGGTAACCGCCTCCAATCTGAATCTCGACACTACCAAGAGCGAGAAGGACCTGGCGGATGCCGAGTATGCCGAGGCCACTGTCAG CACCAAGGTGCAGACTGTGTTGCCAACGGTTGACGATGATGCCGTTCAACGGGCGGTGgaggatgtggctgctgccgttgcccaCCAAGAGGCCGAGCCGCAGGTGCAGCACTTCATGACCCACGACCTGGGCCATCGCGAATCG AGCTTCTCGCTGCGCCGCGAATTCGCGCACGCGCACGCGGCCAAGGAGGGACGCAATGTCTACTTTACTCTCTCCTTTGCCGGCATCGCCCTCATGGCGGCTGTCTTTGTGGGTGTGGCCGTTGCCAAGTGGCGAACATCGCGCTCGCCGCACGCCCAGGGCTTCATTGAGGTGGATCAG AACGTGACCACACACCATCCCATCGTACAGGAGGAGAAGATCGTGCCCAATATGCAGATCAATGGGTATGAGAATCCGACCTACAAGTACTTCGAGGTGAAAGAGTAA
- the LOC117903367 gene encoding amyloid-beta-like protein isoform X7, translating into MCAALRQRNLWLRSLWAFAMAVMAIGTVQGASPRWEPQIAVLCEAGQIYQPQYLSEEGRWVTDLSKKTTGATCLRDKMDLLDYCKKAYPNRDITNIVESSHYQKIGGWCRQGALNAAKCKGSHRWIKPFRCLEGPFQSDALLVPEGCLFDHIHNASRCWPFVRWNQTGAAACQERGMQMRSFAMLLPCGISLFSGVEFVCCPKHFKTDEIHVKKTDLPVMPPAQISNANDELNANEEDDSNDSNYSKDANDDELDDEDDLMADDEEDEMVADEAAAAGGTGSSSGSAGDASSGSLDDINAEYDSGEDGDNYEEDGAGSEGDNDSDNWDQNGSSSGAKPVGLKVPILSMAASSPSSLPVGPDGLPGKAPLKPDPVTRIPIYSPAQAAAKDAAISNVNHIQRLAAAAAAAAAAAAAATSAAAAGAPPSTAQPTSDPYFTHFDPHYEHQSYKRLEESHREKVTRVMKDWSDLEEKYQDMRLADPKAAQSFKQRMTARFQTSVQALEEEGNAEKHQLAAMHQQRVLAHINQRKREAMTCYTQALTEQPPNAHHVEKCLQKLLRALHKDRAHALAHYRHLLNSGGPGGLEAAASERPRTLERLIDIDRAVNQSMTMLKRYPELSAKIAQLMNDYILALRSKDDIPGSSLGMSEEAEAGILDKYRIEIERKVAEKERLRLAEKQRKEQRAAEREKLREEKLRMEAKKVDDMLKSQAAEQQSQSPSQSQYQSSSQSPAQSQAQQQQSQSQQQQDKSINSKELGIDGGLVTASNLNLDTTKSEKDLADAEYAEATVSTKVQTVLPTVDDDAVQRAVEDVAAAVAHQEAEPQVQHFMTHDLGHRESSFSLRREFAHAHAAKEGRNVYFTLSFAGIALMAAVFVGVAVAKWRTSRSPHAQGFIEVDQNVTTHHPIVQEEKIVPNMQINGYENPTYKYFEVKE; encoded by the exons GCCTATCCCAATCGAGACATCACCAATATTGTGGAATCGTCGCACTACCAGAAGATCGGTGGCTGGTGCCGCCAGGGTGCCCTGAATGCGGCCAAGTGCAAGGGATCCCATCGCTGGATCAAGCCATTCCGCTGCCTGG AAGGACCATTCCAATCGGACGCCTTGCTGGTGCCAGAGGGCTGCCTCTTCGATCACATTCACAATGCGTCGCGCTGCTGGCCGTTTGTCAGGTGGAACCAGACGGGCGCCGCTGCCTGCCAGGAGCGTGGCATGCAGATGCGCAGCTttgccatgctgctgccctgcgGCATTTCCCTGTTCTCCGGCGTCGAATTTGTCTGCTGCCCCAAGCACTTCAAGA CCGATGAGATTCATGTGAAGAAGACCGATCTGCCGGTGATGCCCCCAGCACAGATTAGCAATGCCAACGATGAGCTGAATGCcaacgaggaggatgacagcAACGATTCCAACTACTCGAAGGATGCCAACGATGATGAGCTGGACGACGAGGATGATCTGATGGCcgatgatgaggaggacgaGATGGTAGCCGacgaggcggcagcggctggcgGCACTGGTTCAAGCTCTGGCTCGGCTGGTGATGCCAGCAGCGGCTCCCTGGACGACATCAATGCGGAGTATGACAGCGGCGAGGATGGCGACAACTACGAGGAGGATGGGGCCGGCTCCGAGGGGGACAATGACTCGGATAACTGGGACCAAAACGGCAGCTCCAGCGGCGCCAAGCCCGTGGGCCTCAAGGTACCCATTCTCTCCATGGCCGCCTCATCGCCATCGAGTCTGCCTGTGGGCCCCGATGGCCTGCCCGGCAAGGCACCCCTAAAGCCCGACCCAGTCACACGCATTCCCATCTACTCGCCGGCCCAAGCTGCCGCCAAAGATGCGGCAATCAGCAACGTCAATCACATTCAGCGAttggctgccgcagccgctgctgccgctgccgctgctgctgccgctacgtctgctgctgctgctggggcgccACCGTCGACGGCACAGCCCACCTCGGATCCGTACTTCACCCACTTTGATCCGCACTACGAGCACCAGAGCTACAAA CGCCTTGAGGAATCGCATCGCGAGAAGGTCACCCGTGTGATGAAGGACTGGTCCGATCTGGAGGAGAAGTATCAGGACATGCGGCTGGCCGATCCCAAGGCAGCGCAATCCTTTAAGCAGCGCATGACCGCCCGCTTCCAG ACTTCTGTTCAGGCACTCGAGGAAGAAGGCAACGCCGAGAAGCACCAACTGGCCGCCATGCACCAGCAGCGTGTCCTTGCCCACATCAACCAAAGGAAGCGCGAGGCCATGACCTGCTACACCCAGGCCCTTACCGAGCAGCCACCTAAC GCCCATCATGTGGAGAAGTGtctgcagaagctgctgcgcGCCCTGCACAAGGATCGAGCCCATGCCCTGGCACACTACCGCCACCTGTTGAACTCTGGGGGACCGGGTGGACTGGAGGCAGCTGCCTCAGAGCGGCCACGCACATTGGAGCGTCTGATCGACATCGATCGGGCTGTTAACCAGTCGATGACCATGCTGAAGCGCTACCCGGAACTGTCGGCCAAGATTGCCCAGCTGATGAATGACTATATACTGGCACTGCGCAGCAAGGACGATATTCCCGGCTCGTCGCTGGGCATGAGCGAGGAGGCAGAGGCGGGCATACTGGACAAGTATCGCATCGAGATTGAGCGCAAGGTGGCCGAGAAGGAGCGCCTGCGTCTGGCCGAGAAGCAGCGAAAGGAGCAGCGTGCCGCCGAGCGTGAGAAGCTGCGCGAGGAGAAGCTACGCATGGAGGCCAAGAAGGTTGACGATATGCTCAAGTCGCAGGCGGCCGAGCAGCAGTCTCAGTCcccgtcccagtcccaataCCAGTCCTCCTCTCAGTCCCCAGCCCAGTCGcaggcacagcaacagcagtcgcagtcgcagcagcagcaggacaagaGCATCAACAGCAAGGAGCTGGGCATTGATGGTGGCCTGGTAACCGCCTCCAATCTGAATCTCGACACTACCAAGAGCGAGAAGGACCTGGCGGATGCCGAGTATGCCGAGGCCACTGTCAG CACCAAGGTGCAGACTGTGTTGCCAACGGTTGACGATGATGCCGTTCAACGGGCGGTGgaggatgtggctgctgccgttgcccaCCAAGAGGCCGAGCCGCAGGTGCAGCACTTCATGACCCACGACCTGGGCCATCGCGAATCG AGCTTCTCGCTGCGCCGCGAATTCGCGCACGCGCACGCGGCCAAGGAGGGACGCAATGTCTACTTTACTCTCTCCTTTGCCGGCATCGCCCTCATGGCGGCTGTCTTTGTGGGTGTGGCCGTTGCCAAGTGGCGAACATCGCGCTCGCCGCACGCCCAGGGCTTCATTGAGGTGGATCAG AACGTGACCACACACCATCCCATCGTACAGGAGGAGAAGATCGTGCCCAATATGCAGATCAATGGGTATGAGAATCCGACCTACAAGTACTTCGAGGTGAAAGAGTAA
- the LOC117903367 gene encoding amyloid-beta-like protein isoform X4, giving the protein MCAALRQRNLWLRSLWAFAMAVMAIGTVQGASPRWEPQIAVLCEAGQIYQPQYLSEEGRWVTDLSKKTTGATCLRDKMDLLDYCKKAYPNRDITNIVESSHYQKIGGWCRQGALNAAKCKGSHRWIKPFRCLEGPFQSDALLVPEGCLFDHIHNASRCWPFVRWNQTGAAACQERGMQMRSFAMLLPCGISLFSGVEFVCCPKHFKTDEIHVKKTDLPVMPPAQISNANDELNANEEDDSNDSNYSKDANDDELDDEDDLMADDEEDEMVADEAAAAGGTGSSSGSAGDASSGSLDDINAEYDSGEDGDNYEEDGAGSEGDNDSDNWDQNGSSSGAKPVGLKVPILSMAASSPSSLPVGPDGLPGKAPLKPDPVTRIPIYSPAQAAAKDAAISNVNHIQRLAAAAAAAAAAAAAATSAAAAGAPPSTAQPTSDPYFTHFDPHYEHQSYKVSQKRLEESHREKVTRVMKDWSDLEEKYQDMRLADPKAAQSFKQRMTARFQTSVQALEEEGNAEKHQLAAMHQQRVLAHINQRKREAMTCYTQALTEQPPNAHHVEKCLQKLLRALHKDRAHALAHYRHLLNSGGPGGLEAAASERPRTLERLIDIDRAVNQSMTMLKRYPELSAKIAQLMNDYILALRSKDDIPGSSLGMSEEAEAGILDKYRIEIERKVAEKERLRLAEKQRKEQRAAEREKLREEKLRMEAKKVDDMLKSQAAEQQSQSPSQSQYQSSSQSPAQSQAQQQQSQSQQQQDKSINSKELGIDGGLVTASNLNLDTTKSEKDLADAEYAEATVSTKVQTVLPTVDDDAVQRAVEDVAAAVAHQEAEPQVQHFMTHDLGHRESSFSLRREFAHAHAAKEGRNVYFTLSFAGIALMAAVFVGVAVAKWRTSRSPHAQGFIEVDQNVTTHHPIVQEEKIVPNMQINGYENPTYKYFEVKE; this is encoded by the exons GCCTATCCCAATCGAGACATCACCAATATTGTGGAATCGTCGCACTACCAGAAGATCGGTGGCTGGTGCCGCCAGGGTGCCCTGAATGCGGCCAAGTGCAAGGGATCCCATCGCTGGATCAAGCCATTCCGCTGCCTGG AAGGACCATTCCAATCGGACGCCTTGCTGGTGCCAGAGGGCTGCCTCTTCGATCACATTCACAATGCGTCGCGCTGCTGGCCGTTTGTCAGGTGGAACCAGACGGGCGCCGCTGCCTGCCAGGAGCGTGGCATGCAGATGCGCAGCTttgccatgctgctgccctgcgGCATTTCCCTGTTCTCCGGCGTCGAATTTGTCTGCTGCCCCAAGCACTTCAAGA CCGATGAGATTCATGTGAAGAAGACCGATCTGCCGGTGATGCCCCCAGCACAGATTAGCAATGCCAACGATGAGCTGAATGCcaacgaggaggatgacagcAACGATTCCAACTACTCGAAGGATGCCAACGATGATGAGCTGGACGACGAGGATGATCTGATGGCcgatgatgaggaggacgaGATGGTAGCCGacgaggcggcagcggctggcgGCACTGGTTCAAGCTCTGGCTCGGCTGGTGATGCCAGCAGCGGCTCCCTGGACGACATCAATGCGGAGTATGACAGCGGCGAGGATGGCGACAACTACGAGGAGGATGGGGCCGGCTCCGAGGGGGACAATGACTCGGATAACTGGGACCAAAACGGCAGCTCCAGCGGCGCCAAGCCCGTGGGCCTCAAGGTACCCATTCTCTCCATGGCCGCCTCATCGCCATCGAGTCTGCCTGTGGGCCCCGATGGCCTGCCCGGCAAGGCACCCCTAAAGCCCGACCCAGTCACACGCATTCCCATCTACTCGCCGGCCCAAGCTGCCGCCAAAGATGCGGCAATCAGCAACGTCAATCACATTCAGCGAttggctgccgcagccgctgctgccgctgccgctgctgctgccgctacgtctgctgctgctgctggggcgccACCGTCGACGGCACAGCCCACCTCGGATCCGTACTTCACCCACTTTGATCCGCACTACGAGCACCAGAGCTACAAAGTAAGTCAGAAA CGCCTTGAGGAATCGCATCGCGAGAAGGTCACCCGTGTGATGAAGGACTGGTCCGATCTGGAGGAGAAGTATCAGGACATGCGGCTGGCCGATCCCAAGGCAGCGCAATCCTTTAAGCAGCGCATGACCGCCCGCTTCCAG ACTTCTGTTCAGGCACTCGAGGAAGAAGGCAACGCCGAGAAGCACCAACTGGCCGCCATGCACCAGCAGCGTGTCCTTGCCCACATCAACCAAAGGAAGCGCGAGGCCATGACCTGCTACACCCAGGCCCTTACCGAGCAGCCACCTAAC GCCCATCATGTGGAGAAGTGtctgcagaagctgctgcgcGCCCTGCACAAGGATCGAGCCCATGCCCTGGCACACTACCGCCACCTGTTGAACTCTGGGGGACCGGGTGGACTGGAGGCAGCTGCCTCAGAGCGGCCACGCACATTGGAGCGTCTGATCGACATCGATCGGGCTGTTAACCAGTCGATGACCATGCTGAAGCGCTACCCGGAACTGTCGGCCAAGATTGCCCAGCTGATGAATGACTATATACTGGCACTGCGCAGCAAGGACGATATTCCCGGCTCGTCGCTGGGCATGAGCGAGGAGGCAGAGGCGGGCATACTGGACAAGTATCGCATCGAGATTGAGCGCAAGGTGGCCGAGAAGGAGCGCCTGCGTCTGGCCGAGAAGCAGCGAAAGGAGCAGCGTGCCGCCGAGCGTGAGAAGCTGCGCGAGGAGAAGCTACGCATGGAGGCCAAGAAGGTTGACGATATGCTCAAGTCGCAGGCGGCCGAGCAGCAGTCTCAGTCcccgtcccagtcccaataCCAGTCCTCCTCTCAGTCCCCAGCCCAGTCGcaggcacagcaacagcagtcgcagtcgcagcagcagcaggacaagaGCATCAACAGCAAGGAGCTGGGCATTGATGGTGGCCTGGTAACCGCCTCCAATCTGAATCTCGACACTACCAAGAGCGAGAAGGACCTGGCGGATGCCGAGTATGCCGAGGCCACTGTCAG CACCAAGGTGCAGACTGTGTTGCCAACGGTTGACGATGATGCCGTTCAACGGGCGGTGgaggatgtggctgctgccgttgcccaCCAAGAGGCCGAGCCGCAGGTGCAGCACTTCATGACCCACGACCTGGGCCATCGCGAATCG AGCTTCTCGCTGCGCCGCGAATTCGCGCACGCGCACGCGGCCAAGGAGGGACGCAATGTCTACTTTACTCTCTCCTTTGCCGGCATCGCCCTCATGGCGGCTGTCTTTGTGGGTGTGGCCGTTGCCAAGTGGCGAACATCGCGCTCGCCGCACGCCCAGGGCTTCATTGAGGTGGATCAG AACGTGACCACACACCATCCCATCGTACAGGAGGAGAAGATCGTGCCCAATATGCAGATCAATGGGTATGAGAATCCGACCTACAAGTACTTCGAGGTGAAAGAGTAA